From a single Sporosarcina oncorhynchi genomic region:
- a CDS encoding sensor histidine kinase, translating to MSRTNNVQLSALLMKMYSNSGEAIFFFDSNGKVLSMNKAAEDIVSEDVYTRMMQGSTDAICLTCKGFTSSEEKQTCVSCYMSDPDKDVGSFQVYFETEGRGIIPYSGSIQTIDTEMGIRAFMLRDLTVQYKTQEELNQKQLMKQVIKAQENERKRISRELHDGVAQEMLSSLVDLRVLKYMDVEKDVLKKVEQTEGTLMRLLDDIRHLSVELRPATLDDLGLEAAFRTHFKWLEKNYGFVVVFHPELQSKRYEGEIETVVYRICQEAVFNALKYADVDEAVVRLYEEDNFLRLIVADEGKGFQIDNTTPQGTGLGVHGMKERTELVDGSITIRSEIGKGTVVLLDVPIREGGEGL from the coding sequence ATGAGTCGGACGAATAATGTGCAACTGTCCGCGCTGCTTATGAAAATGTACAGCAATTCGGGTGAAGCCATCTTCTTCTTTGATAGTAATGGAAAAGTGCTGTCTATGAACAAGGCGGCTGAAGACATTGTTAGTGAAGATGTATACACGCGGATGATGCAAGGAAGTACAGATGCGATTTGTCTGACATGTAAAGGGTTTACGAGTTCAGAAGAAAAACAGACGTGCGTTTCTTGCTACATGTCAGACCCGGATAAGGATGTCGGTTCATTCCAAGTGTATTTCGAAACAGAGGGACGAGGCATTATTCCGTATTCAGGAAGTATTCAAACCATCGATACTGAAATGGGTATAAGGGCTTTTATGCTGCGTGATCTGACTGTGCAATACAAGACACAGGAAGAACTGAATCAGAAACAGTTAATGAAACAAGTTATCAAGGCGCAGGAGAATGAACGGAAGCGTATTTCGCGTGAACTTCATGACGGCGTGGCACAAGAAATGCTCAGCTCGTTGGTAGATTTGCGCGTCTTGAAATATATGGATGTCGAAAAAGATGTTCTGAAGAAAGTTGAGCAGACGGAAGGTACATTAATGCGTCTGTTAGATGATATCCGTCATCTGTCCGTGGAGTTACGCCCTGCAACGTTAGATGATCTTGGTCTTGAAGCGGCGTTCCGTACACATTTTAAATGGTTGGAGAAGAATTACGGTTTTGTTGTCGTTTTCCACCCTGAACTACAATCAAAGCGATATGAAGGGGAAATTGAAACAGTCGTCTACCGGATTTGTCAAGAAGCGGTATTTAATGCGCTGAAATATGCAGATGTTGACGAAGCTGTCGTCCGTTTATATGAGGAAGATAATTTTCTTCGTTTAATCGTGGCAGATGAAGGGAAGGGTTTTCAAATCGACAACACGACTCCCCAAGGCACAGGGCTCGGCGTTCACGGCATGAAAGAGCGTACGGAGCTAGTCGATGGTTCAATAACAATCCGTTCTGAAATAGGAAAAGGAACGGTTGTACTATTGGATGTACCGATTCGTGAAGGGGGAGAAGGTTTGTGA
- a CDS encoding response regulator transcription factor: MKIIIADDHAVVRSGFMHILNYQNDMDVVATAADGLEAYELVAKHRPDILLMDLSMPPGESGLIATGKIKEDFPETKVIILTMYDDEEYLFHVLKNGASGYVLKNSPDEELLTAIRTIYDGGTYIHPSMATSLVRQFVKKDFDEMETDPYKILSRREIEILPLVAKGYGNKEIAEMLYISVKTVEAHKSKIMEKLHLKNRPELVEYALRKKFLNF; encoded by the coding sequence GTGAAAATTATTATCGCAGATGATCATGCCGTCGTGAGAAGTGGGTTCATGCACATCCTTAACTATCAGAATGATATGGATGTTGTAGCGACTGCAGCTGACGGTTTGGAAGCATATGAATTAGTAGCGAAACACCGTCCGGACATATTGCTCATGGATTTGAGCATGCCGCCCGGCGAAAGTGGATTGATTGCTACAGGGAAAATCAAAGAAGATTTTCCGGAAACGAAAGTCATCATTCTAACGATGTACGATGACGAAGAGTATTTGTTTCATGTATTGAAAAACGGAGCATCGGGGTATGTACTTAAAAACTCTCCCGATGAAGAACTATTGACGGCTATTCGTACGATTTATGATGGAGGTACTTATATCCACCCGTCCATGGCGACATCTCTAGTTCGACAGTTTGTGAAGAAGGACTTCGATGAAATGGAGACCGATCCTTATAAAATTCTTTCTCGGCGCGAGATTGAGATCCTGCCACTTGTCGCAAAGGGATATGGCAATAAAGAAATCGCCGAAATGCTTTATATTTCTGTAAAAACCGTCGAAGCTCATAAGTCTAAAATCATGGAGAAGCTACATTTGAAAAACAGGCCTGAGCTCGTCGAATATGCACTGCGAAAGAAATTTCTAAACTTCTGA
- a CDS encoding hemerythrin domain-containing protein, whose amino-acid sequence MILTTANTFKNDLPALRILENEHNYLSYLMDGWHAIVLGFERDIYTEEEAREAIKTLRKLIVEFIEPFKNHTEKEEGILFPMLSKYIGDEQGPIMALEEEHEEIDAYIGHFLHHTLGDMGALSLQQMKDVVKDAGEAFEVIIIHFVKEQSIVFPMVINTLRITEQDQLAEELHTSII is encoded by the coding sequence GTGATTTTGACGACTGCCAATACATTTAAAAACGATTTGCCAGCGTTACGCATTCTTGAAAATGAACATAACTATCTATCCTATTTGATGGATGGTTGGCATGCAATTGTATTAGGGTTTGAACGTGATATCTATACGGAGGAAGAAGCGAGAGAAGCGATAAAAACATTACGCAAACTAATCGTGGAGTTCATCGAACCTTTTAAGAACCATACGGAAAAAGAAGAGGGAATTCTGTTTCCTATGTTGTCTAAGTATATTGGTGACGAGCAAGGGCCAATCATGGCGCTTGAAGAGGAACACGAAGAGATCGACGCGTACATCGGCCATTTTCTGCATCATACACTGGGTGATATGGGTGCCTTGTCGTTACAGCAAATGAAAGATGTGGTGAAGGATGCAGGGGAAGCCTTCGAAGTAATCATCATTCATTTCGTTAAAGAACAATCAATCGTATTTCCGATGGTGATTAATACATTACGTATTACAGAGCAAGATCAATTGGCGGAGGAACTTCATACATCCATCATTTAA
- a CDS encoding nitrate/nitrite transporter has product MVKKAQLPLQTANLVVGFMVWVLISSLLPFIAEDIAIPPERLAIVTAVPIVLGSILRIPLGYYANVFGARIIFMVSFILLLFPVFYISETSTFTGLIIGGTFLGIGGAVFSVGVTSLPKYYPKSKHGLVNGIYGMGNIGTAVSTFAAPVIATQIGWSMTVKLYLVLLLVFVALNFIFGDKQEVKSKTPIVEQIKGVYKNEKLWFFSLFYFITFGSFVAFTVFLPNFLVTYFELEKVDAGMRTAGFIVVATLLRPVGGWLADKFQPLFLLMGSFAGLTVAAIILAFSPGIELYTVGSILIASMAGIGNGVIFKLVPFYFNKQAGIANGIVSMMGGLGGFFPPLLLATIHSMTGSYSIGFMAFSQVALVSLVLVVWLYYMDRLSLAKEVFDSTGQGILVTNPDGTILSVNPAFTNLTGYTEEEVVGSNPNLLSSGRQSKQFYTTMWSIIGDKGSWQGEVWNKRKDGTEYLELLTINAVQNKAGDIERYVGTFTDITPQSKEGSRS; this is encoded by the coding sequence ATGGTTAAAAAAGCTCAGTTGCCGTTACAGACCGCAAACCTGGTTGTTGGATTCATGGTGTGGGTCCTAATATCTTCCTTACTCCCATTCATCGCAGAAGACATTGCAATCCCCCCTGAGAGGTTAGCGATTGTCACGGCTGTACCTATCGTATTGGGATCGATTTTACGTATCCCCCTAGGTTATTATGCGAATGTTTTTGGAGCGCGTATCATCTTCATGGTTAGCTTCATCTTGCTGCTTTTTCCGGTGTTCTACATAAGTGAGACATCTACATTCACCGGATTGATTATCGGAGGGACTTTCCTTGGTATCGGAGGCGCGGTCTTCTCAGTAGGTGTTACATCGTTACCGAAGTATTATCCGAAATCCAAGCATGGATTAGTTAATGGGATTTATGGAATGGGGAATATCGGAACCGCAGTTTCGACATTTGCTGCTCCTGTCATTGCCACTCAAATTGGCTGGTCGATGACAGTTAAATTGTACTTAGTCCTATTGTTAGTTTTCGTAGCATTGAACTTTATCTTCGGTGACAAACAGGAAGTGAAAAGTAAGACACCAATTGTTGAACAGATAAAAGGTGTTTATAAAAATGAAAAACTATGGTTCTTCTCATTGTTCTATTTCATCACTTTTGGTTCGTTCGTGGCGTTTACCGTATTTCTGCCGAATTTCCTCGTAACCTATTTCGAGTTGGAGAAAGTAGATGCAGGGATGCGAACGGCTGGATTCATCGTTGTTGCGACATTACTGCGCCCGGTCGGTGGTTGGCTCGCCGATAAGTTTCAGCCGTTGTTCCTGCTCATGGGTTCTTTTGCGGGATTGACTGTAGCTGCAATTATTCTGGCGTTTTCTCCCGGAATCGAATTGTATACAGTAGGCAGTATTTTAATCGCTTCAATGGCGGGGATTGGGAACGGCGTTATATTCAAACTCGTTCCATTCTATTTTAATAAGCAAGCGGGTATTGCAAACGGAATCGTCTCCATGATGGGTGGACTTGGTGGGTTCTTCCCTCCGTTATTATTGGCTACAATCCATTCCATGACGGGATCGTATTCTATTGGTTTCATGGCATTCTCACAAGTCGCGCTCGTCAGTCTTGTACTAGTTGTATGGCTCTACTATATGGATCGCTTATCCTTGGCAAAAGAAGTGTTCGATTCTACAGGACAAGGGATACTTGTCACGAACCCTGATGGCACAATCCTGTCTGTTAACCCTGCATTTACGAACCTGACGGGGTATACTGAAGAAGAAGTGGTAGGGAGTAATCCGAATCTTCTCAGTTCAGGCAGACAATCGAAACAATTTTATACAACCATGTGGAGCATCATCGGTGATAAAGGTTCCTGGCAAGGCGAAGTTTGGAATAAACGCAAAGACGGCACTGAGTATTTAGAGTTATTAACCATCAATGCCGTGCAAAATAAGGCTGGAGATATCGAACGGTATGTAGGTACTTTCACGGATATTACTCCGCAATCCAAAGAGGGCAGCCGATCGTAA
- a CDS encoding ThiF family adenylyltransferase, which translates to MDNRYSRQTLFKPIGNAGQALLKDAHVVIIGCGALGSPISETLVRAGVGKLTIADRDYVELSNLQRQQLFTEQDALEGTPKVVAAARRLKEIRSDCEIHTVLDHIDGPLLEEVADGADLIMDATDNFETRLLMNDVAWKKGIPWIYGACVGSSGTVFSFVPGETACFRCLLPVIPSVNETCDTAGIIAPAVQIVAARQAAEALKWLTGNKESMMTKLLHFDVWNNTQVEAGISRLRNKACETCGEIPTYPSIDQAEGTNYAVLCGRDTVQIIPDRNRSLTLADGRRLAERLGADYKMTPFFVEFHASGYRCVLFQNGRLLIHGLRDRQEGRKLYHHFFG; encoded by the coding sequence ATGGACAATAGATATTCTCGTCAGACGCTGTTCAAACCAATTGGTAATGCAGGTCAGGCCTTATTGAAGGATGCCCATGTCGTTATCATCGGTTGCGGCGCGTTGGGCTCACCTATTTCAGAGACACTCGTCAGGGCTGGCGTCGGCAAATTGACGATAGCTGATCGCGATTATGTCGAGTTGTCCAATCTGCAAAGGCAACAGTTATTTACGGAGCAGGACGCGTTGGAAGGTACACCGAAAGTGGTGGCAGCGGCACGTCGCTTGAAAGAAATTCGTTCGGATTGTGAAATCCATACAGTGCTAGACCATATCGACGGACCGTTATTGGAAGAAGTGGCGGACGGTGCTGACCTGATTATGGATGCGACCGATAACTTTGAGACAAGGCTACTGATGAATGATGTTGCCTGGAAAAAAGGGATACCGTGGATTTATGGAGCTTGTGTCGGTAGTTCAGGCACTGTCTTTTCGTTCGTACCGGGTGAAACGGCTTGCTTCCGCTGTTTGTTGCCTGTCATTCCTTCGGTTAATGAAACATGTGATACTGCAGGCATTATAGCGCCAGCTGTTCAAATCGTAGCGGCGAGACAGGCAGCAGAAGCGTTAAAGTGGTTGACGGGCAACAAAGAGTCAATGATGACGAAGCTACTCCATTTTGATGTGTGGAACAATACACAAGTGGAAGCAGGAATTTCACGGTTACGCAACAAAGCATGTGAAACATGCGGGGAAATACCTACATACCCTTCCATCGATCAAGCGGAAGGGACAAATTACGCCGTGTTATGCGGTAGGGATACCGTCCAGATTATTCCTGATCGCAATCGTTCACTGACACTTGCAGACGGAAGACGGCTCGCGGAGCGATTAGGAGCAGACTATAAAATGACGCCCTTCTTCGTAGAATTCCACGCAAGTGGTTATCGTTGTGTCCTGTTTCAAAACGGCCGACTGCTCATTCATGGATTGCGTGATAGGCAAGAAGGACGTAAGCTATATCATCACTTTTTTGGATAA
- a CDS encoding MogA/MoaB family molybdenum cofactor biosynthesis protein, which produces MTEIDTKQPVIIGVLTVSDTRKKETDKSGATIIRMAESAGHRIGDYRICTDDPAEIMTVVADYMRHDAIQAIIITGGSGISKRDQTIETVAPLFNKSLDGFGELFRFLSYTEDVGSKALLSRATAGVIGEKVLFALPGSSKAVELAMEKLIIPELHHIIHEITK; this is translated from the coding sequence TTGACAGAAATAGATACAAAACAACCGGTAATTATCGGAGTGTTGACGGTAAGTGATACAAGAAAGAAAGAGACGGATAAAAGCGGTGCAACAATTATCCGGATGGCAGAGAGTGCCGGTCACCGAATCGGGGATTACCGGATTTGTACGGATGACCCTGCTGAGATTATGACAGTCGTGGCAGATTATATGAGGCATGACGCTATTCAAGCAATCATCATTACAGGCGGTTCGGGCATTAGCAAACGTGATCAGACAATCGAGACAGTCGCACCGCTATTCAATAAAAGTCTTGACGGATTCGGTGAGCTCTTCCGTTTCCTTAGTTATACGGAAGACGTCGGATCTAAAGCGTTGTTGAGCCGTGCGACTGCGGGTGTAATCGGGGAGAAAGTGCTGTTCGCACTGCCTGGATCGTCCAAGGCGGTCGAACTGGCGATGGAGAAACTGATTATCCCTGAGCTGCACCATATCATTCATGAAATAACGAAATGA
- the moaC gene encoding cyclic pyranopterin monophosphate synthase MoaC, which produces MSELTHFNDQGRAKMVDVSDKSVTTRTAVAISSIVVNELIHSQITEGTNKKGDVFAVAQVAAIMAAKNTSSLIPMCHPIPLTGVDVHFEWQIDESNNRYEVHIQAEVKTKGVTGVEMEALTAASAAALTIYDMCKAAGKEMIIGPTMLLKKTGGKNGDFERAL; this is translated from the coding sequence ATGTCTGAACTGACGCATTTTAATGACCAAGGACGCGCCAAGATGGTTGATGTCTCCGATAAATCTGTAACGACTAGAACTGCAGTTGCTATTTCATCCATCGTTGTGAATGAACTGATTCATTCGCAAATCACCGAAGGGACGAATAAAAAAGGAGATGTCTTCGCCGTTGCGCAAGTTGCTGCCATCATGGCGGCTAAAAACACGTCATCCCTCATCCCAATGTGTCACCCGATTCCTCTAACTGGTGTCGACGTCCACTTTGAATGGCAGATTGACGAATCAAACAACCGATATGAAGTACATATCCAAGCAGAAGTGAAAACGAAAGGCGTTACGGGTGTTGAGATGGAAGCGTTGACTGCTGCCTCTGCCGCTGCGTTAACGATTTATGATATGTGCAAAGCCGCCGGCAAAGAGATGATCATTGGTCCAACAATGCTATTGAAAAAGACCGGCGGCAAGAATGGAGATTTCGAGCGGGCTCTGTAA
- a CDS encoding molybdopterin molybdotransferase MoeA encodes MVEIRKPIPVTEAIRQVMEHVTHLGTEIVPLENAYGRILAAPIIAKHDVPPFDRSPYDGFAIRAIDSAGASGENRMPFHVIGEIGAGLLGDKPIGEKEAYRIMTGAQIPKNADAVVMFEQTVENENGFTLRKPFDAGENISVQGEDCKEGELLIEAGTLIHPGTIALLATFGYAFVEVAITPVVGILSTGTELLNVDDELVPGKIRNSNGPMIRAQLDRMDISYKSYGMAADELDMCTFVVEKALAETDMLITTGGVSVGDYDYLPAIYERLGAKILFNKVAMRPGSVTTVAELNGKLLFGLSGNPSACFTGFELFTRPAILGMMGGTNPYMPRMKAILGEDFKKPNPFTRFVRASWEFTPTGVIAVPAGFNKSSAVSSIARGNCIIVLPSGTRGFSTGDEVDILLLGSELGVSEWTL; translated from the coding sequence ATGGTCGAAATAAGAAAACCGATTCCAGTTACTGAAGCTATTCGTCAAGTCATGGAGCATGTTACGCACCTGGGGACGGAAATCGTTCCACTTGAAAATGCGTATGGAAGAATACTGGCGGCACCGATTATCGCCAAACACGATGTACCTCCTTTTGACCGATCGCCATATGATGGATTTGCAATCCGTGCAATCGATTCCGCTGGTGCATCAGGTGAAAACCGTATGCCTTTCCACGTAATCGGCGAAATTGGTGCAGGTCTCCTTGGAGATAAACCGATCGGTGAAAAGGAAGCATATCGGATTATGACAGGCGCGCAAATCCCTAAAAATGCAGATGCTGTCGTCATGTTTGAACAGACGGTGGAAAATGAAAATGGGTTCACATTGCGCAAACCATTCGATGCAGGGGAGAATATTTCGGTACAAGGTGAAGATTGTAAAGAAGGCGAATTGCTTATTGAGGCAGGCACACTCATCCACCCGGGAACAATCGCATTACTCGCGACATTCGGTTATGCGTTTGTAGAAGTCGCCATTACTCCCGTCGTCGGTATTCTTTCGACAGGAACCGAATTGTTGAACGTGGATGATGAGCTAGTTCCAGGTAAAATACGCAATTCGAACGGTCCAATGATTCGCGCGCAGCTCGATCGTATGGATATCTCTTATAAATCGTACGGAATGGCTGCGGATGAGCTCGACATGTGTACGTTCGTCGTGGAAAAAGCCTTAGCTGAAACAGACATGCTAATTACGACAGGCGGCGTCTCAGTCGGTGATTATGATTACTTGCCTGCCATTTACGAACGCTTAGGTGCCAAGATATTATTCAACAAAGTAGCGATGCGTCCAGGTAGTGTCACGACAGTTGCAGAGCTTAACGGCAAATTATTATTCGGATTGTCGGGTAACCCTTCCGCCTGTTTTACCGGTTTCGAATTGTTTACAAGACCAGCTATTCTTGGGATGATGGGAGGCACAAACCCGTATATGCCAAGAATGAAAGCTATATTAGGTGAAGATTTCAAAAAGCCGAATCCGTTTACACGTTTTGTCCGTGCTTCTTGGGAGTTCACTCCGACAGGCGTCATTGCAGTGCCTGCAGGTTTCAATAAATCCAGTGCAGTCTCTTCAATCGCTCGCGGCAATTGCATCATCGTATTGCCTAGCGGTACGAGAGGGTTTTCGACAGGTGATGAAGTGGATATCCTCCTACTAGGAAGTGAGCTTGGCGTCAGTGAGTGGACGTTGTGA
- the mobB gene encoding molybdopterin-guanine dinucleotide biosynthesis protein B — translation MKTLHIVGYKNSGKTTLIARWIRVLKQRGLTVAVLKHHGHGGKPDLADNDTDTNQFLKNGANATVVAGGGAMQFIWNEEPDFLRLKEMAATGKPDILLVEGYKEERGDKVILVRDEEDWQTLSLLQGRILIIGSPDFAVDCPQITNREQHTEIDKWFNEWVEEGTGDETI, via the coding sequence GTGAAGACGCTTCACATCGTCGGCTATAAAAATAGCGGGAAGACAACACTGATCGCGAGGTGGATTCGTGTATTGAAGCAAAGAGGCCTGACAGTTGCGGTATTGAAGCATCATGGACATGGCGGGAAACCGGATCTGGCGGACAATGATACGGATACGAACCAATTTTTAAAGAATGGTGCTAATGCGACAGTTGTGGCGGGTGGCGGAGCTATGCAGTTCATCTGGAATGAAGAGCCTGATTTCCTCCGTCTAAAAGAGATGGCGGCAACCGGAAAGCCCGACATCCTACTTGTTGAAGGGTATAAAGAGGAACGAGGCGATAAAGTGATTCTCGTTCGCGACGAAGAAGATTGGCAGACACTCAGTCTTTTGCAAGGCCGGATTCTTATTATTGGTAGTCCGGATTTCGCTGTTGATTGTCCTCAAATAACAAATAGAGAACAGCATACTGAAATCGATAAGTGGTTCAATGAATGGGTGGAGGAGGGGACTGGCGATGAAACAATATGA
- a CDS encoding molybdenum cofactor biosynthesis protein MoaE — translation MKQYEIVETPIDIKRYSDYVLHPAAGAVTIFTGNVREWTHGVKTLYLAYEAYIPMAEKKLAEIGAEMEVKWPGIRVAIAHRIGELQVSDIAVVIAVSSPHRKAAYEANEYAIDRIKEVVPIWKKEIWEDGEEWIGAQKKYPEKGVEQQ, via the coding sequence ATGAAACAATATGAAATTGTAGAAACACCTATAGATATCAAGCGGTATTCTGATTATGTTCTTCATCCTGCAGCGGGCGCGGTTACGATTTTCACTGGCAACGTACGAGAGTGGACACATGGTGTGAAGACGTTATATTTAGCGTATGAAGCGTATATCCCGATGGCGGAAAAAAAACTTGCGGAAATCGGTGCGGAAATGGAAGTGAAGTGGCCGGGAATCCGTGTGGCGATTGCGCATCGAATTGGTGAATTGCAAGTGTCGGATATCGCTGTTGTCATCGCTGTTTCTTCTCCGCATCGCAAGGCGGCGTATGAAGCGAATGAATATGCGATTGACCGCATTAAGGAAGTCGTTCCGATCTGGAAAAAAGAGATTTGGGAAGACGGAGAAGAGTGGATTGGCGCACAGAAGAAATATCCTGAAAAGGGGGTTGAACAACAATGA
- the moaD gene encoding molybdopterin converting factor subunit 1: MIQVNYFARLRELTGKGQETLNRDSMTVKELLEWAENTYPGFGADTIQVAVNEEYALKDDPIRSGDICAFIPPVSGG; this comes from the coding sequence ATGATACAAGTAAATTATTTCGCGCGGTTGCGGGAGTTGACGGGTAAAGGCCAGGAGACGCTCAATCGCGACTCAATGACAGTTAAGGAACTGTTGGAGTGGGCAGAAAATACGTATCCCGGTTTTGGAGCTGACACAATTCAAGTTGCGGTGAATGAGGAGTATGCCCTGAAAGATGATCCGATCCGTTCAGGTGATATATGCGCCTTCATCCCGCCCGTGAGTGGGGGCTAA
- the mobA gene encoding molybdenum cofactor guanylyltransferase, whose translation MKTVGVVLAGGLSSRYGSPKAFAKWNGFYFYELAMNVLAPYCDEVVIVTRPELAGKFDHTLRVVTDLAEVAGEGPLAGILSGMDAVDADRYIVLPCDMPFMTSEVIARLVERHESAVTAVVQEGKLHPLVSVWSGKAKVELLSALESGQRKVMKVQEKLGVKWIEGITLSDNPQHVLKNVNTPDILRGVDLDESDCR comes from the coding sequence ATGAAGACGGTTGGCGTCGTTCTTGCAGGTGGATTATCGAGCAGGTATGGTTCACCGAAGGCGTTTGCGAAGTGGAATGGGTTTTATTTCTATGAACTGGCAATGAATGTGCTGGCACCGTATTGTGATGAAGTTGTCATCGTGACAAGACCGGAATTGGCTGGAAAGTTTGACCACACATTACGAGTAGTGACGGATCTTGCGGAAGTTGCGGGAGAGGGACCGCTTGCGGGGATCTTATCCGGCATGGATGCGGTTGATGCTGATCGATATATCGTATTGCCGTGTGATATGCCGTTCATGACGAGTGAAGTGATTGCCAGGCTAGTCGAAAGGCATGAGTCAGCTGTAACGGCTGTCGTACAGGAAGGGAAACTGCATCCGCTTGTGTCTGTTTGGTCGGGTAAGGCGAAAGTGGAATTGCTGTCTGCACTTGAAAGCGGACAGCGCAAAGTGATGAAAGTGCAGGAAAAGCTTGGCGTGAAATGGATTGAAGGCATTACGTTAAGTGACAATCCCCAACACGTCCTAAAGAATGTGAATACTCCGGACATCTTGAGAGGAGTTGACCTAGATGAATCCGATTGTAGATAA
- the moaA gene encoding GTP 3',8-cyclase MoaA — MNPIVDKLGRPIRDLRISVTDRCNFRCTYCMPKEIFGDDYVFLPKSELLSFEEMERFARLFAALGVKKLRLTGGEPLMRRGLPDLIDKLTKIDGIEDIGLTTNGVLLGQYAQPLYDAGLRRLNMSLDALDPDIFGKMNGRGIKPDLILKNIDRAKEIGFTIKVNMVVKKGVNESEILPMAAYFKERDITLRYIEFMDVGNDNGWSFESVVTKKEIYERLAAEYEMEPSEEEYFGEVAKRYRYVGTDAEVGFITSVSESFCSSCTRARLSSDGKLYTCLFASEGFDLRELIRSGMTDEELLAAITGVWERRADRYSDERTEQTVKNRKKINMSYIGG, encoded by the coding sequence ATGAATCCGATTGTAGATAAATTAGGCCGCCCGATCCGTGATTTACGGATTTCCGTTACGGACCGCTGTAATTTCAGGTGCACCTATTGCATGCCAAAAGAGATTTTCGGAGACGATTATGTGTTCCTGCCGAAAAGTGAGCTGCTTTCGTTTGAAGAGATGGAACGGTTTGCGCGCCTCTTTGCAGCACTCGGTGTGAAAAAGTTGCGCTTGACTGGCGGAGAACCGCTCATGCGTAGGGGTCTCCCGGATTTGATTGATAAGCTGACGAAAATCGATGGAATAGAAGATATCGGACTGACGACGAATGGCGTACTGCTTGGCCAATATGCACAACCGTTATACGATGCAGGTTTACGACGCTTGAATATGAGTTTGGATGCACTTGATCCGGATATTTTCGGTAAGATGAATGGCCGTGGCATTAAGCCTGACCTGATCCTGAAGAATATTGACCGCGCGAAAGAAATCGGCTTTACAATCAAGGTGAATATGGTCGTGAAAAAAGGTGTCAATGAAAGCGAAATCCTTCCGATGGCGGCGTATTTCAAAGAAAGGGATATTACATTGCGCTATATTGAATTCATGGATGTCGGCAATGACAATGGCTGGAGTTTTGAAAGTGTCGTGACGAAGAAGGAAATTTATGAACGGCTTGCGGCTGAATACGAGATGGAACCTTCTGAAGAAGAGTATTTCGGTGAAGTGGCGAAGCGTTACCGATATGTCGGGACGGATGCTGAAGTCGGGTTCATCACATCGGTCTCGGAATCGTTCTGCTCATCGTGCACAAGAGCGCGGTTGTCTTCAGATGGCAAGTTGTATACATGCCTGTTCGCGTCAGAAGGATTCGACTTGCGTGAGCTAATCCGCAGTGGGATGACGGATGAAGAGTTGCTTGCAGCGATAACGGGTGTGTGGGAACGCCGTGCGGATCGCTATTCAGATGAACGGACGGAACAGACAGTGAAAAACCGGAAGAAGATCAATATGAGTTATATAGGTGGATGA